One segment of bacterium DNA contains the following:
- the kdpA gene encoding potassium-transporting ATPase subunit KdpA has translation MSILYLVVLLAGAALLAWPLGRYMTWAMQPGERSGGLRQSLDALFRRLGGRGLEREQDWRQYSLALLAFNAVMFALVWMLLALQQYLPLNPDSRGALEPSLIFNTVASFVTNTNLQHYSGEVSMSYFSQVFGLMWLQFVSAATGIAALTALARGLAGNTRIGNFQRDLLNATMLILLPSAVIVALLLALGGSPMTFHGAVVARTLEGAVQTIARGPVAAFVAVKQLGTNGGGFFGPNSTHPFENPGFFTNALECFSIILIPMASVWMFGRITGRLRHAAVIFAVMALLLVAKASLAVYLESSPTAALAGLPVATSGNLEGKELRFGAAAGPFWAALTTCTSNGSVNCMHDSLNPLTGLVPLAGMWLNVTFGGVGVGLINMFLFIIIGVFICGMMVGRSPEYLARKVETGEMKLALLALLVHPFLILGGTALFAATAWGASTVHNPGAHGFSEILYEFSSAAANNGSGFEGLGDNTVPWNVATGVVMLLGRYLPILLPLAIAGSLAAKKPSPETTGSLRTDTAMFGLVILGSVVLIGALLFLPVAVLGPIAEHLSVQRF, from the coding sequence GAACAGGATTGGAGGCAGTACAGCCTGGCCCTGCTGGCGTTCAACGCGGTGATGTTCGCGCTGGTCTGGATGCTCCTGGCCCTGCAGCAGTATCTGCCGCTCAACCCGGACAGCCGGGGCGCGCTGGAGCCGAGCCTGATCTTCAACACCGTGGCCTCGTTCGTCACAAACACGAACCTTCAGCACTACTCGGGCGAAGTGTCGATGAGCTATTTCTCCCAGGTTTTCGGGCTGATGTGGCTCCAGTTCGTCTCGGCCGCCACCGGGATCGCCGCCCTGACCGCCCTGGCGCGGGGCCTGGCCGGAAACACCCGGATCGGGAATTTCCAGCGTGACCTGCTGAACGCCACCATGCTCATCCTGCTGCCGTCGGCGGTGATCGTGGCGCTGCTTCTCGCACTGGGCGGCTCGCCGATGACATTCCACGGTGCGGTTGTGGCCCGGACCCTGGAGGGTGCGGTGCAAACCATCGCCCGCGGGCCGGTGGCGGCTTTCGTGGCGGTCAAGCAGCTCGGGACCAACGGCGGCGGGTTTTTCGGCCCCAACTCGACCCACCCGTTCGAGAACCCGGGCTTTTTCACCAATGCGCTGGAGTGTTTCAGCATCATTCTCATCCCGATGGCCTCGGTCTGGATGTTCGGCCGGATAACCGGACGGCTGCGCCACGCCGCGGTGATTTTCGCGGTCATGGCCCTGCTGCTGGTGGCCAAGGCCAGTCTGGCCGTGTACTTGGAAAGCTCTCCCACCGCCGCCCTGGCCGGGCTGCCGGTGGCAACCTCGGGCAACCTCGAGGGCAAGGAACTGCGTTTCGGCGCCGCGGCGGGTCCGTTCTGGGCCGCGCTGACCACCTGCACCAGTAATGGCTCGGTCAACTGCATGCACGACAGCCTCAACCCGCTCACCGGCCTGGTCCCGCTGGCCGGGATGTGGCTCAACGTCACGTTCGGCGGGGTGGGGGTGGGCCTGATAAACATGTTTCTTTTCATCATCATCGGCGTCTTCATCTGCGGCATGATGGTCGGCCGCAGCCCCGAGTACCTGGCGCGTAAGGTGGAGACCGGCGAGATGAAACTGGCCCTGTTGGCCCTGCTGGTGCACCCGTTCCTGATCCTGGGCGGGACCGCGCTTTTCGCCGCCACGGCCTGGGGTGCCTCCACGGTGCACAACCCGGGGGCGCACGGTTTCAGCGAGATACTGTACGAGTTCAGCTCGGCCGCAGCCAACAACGGCTCCGGGTTCGAGGGCCTGGGCGACAACACTGTCCCCTGGAACGTGGCCACGGGAGTGGTGATGCTGCTGGGTCGCTATCTGCCGATCCTGCTGCCCCTGGCCATCGCCGGCTCGCTGGCGGCCAAGAAACCTTCTCCCGAGACCACCGGCTCGCTCCGCACCGATACCGCGATGTTCGGCCTGGTGATCCTGGGCAGCGTGGTGCTGATCGGCGCACTGCTATTCCTGCCGGTGGCCGTGTTGGGGCCAATCGCCGAGCATCTGTCGGTGCAACGTTTCTGA